The proteins below come from a single Asanoa ferruginea genomic window:
- a CDS encoding ATP-binding cassette domain-containing protein: MTAVETVGLGRRFGRTWALRDCGLSIPEGRVVALVGPNGAGKTTLLNLVAGLIRPSAGSVSRFGEPIRDDTASLRRVAYMAQDSALYPTFTVTDLLTFGRRLNPGWDAELARDRLDRLGIPSRKRVRQLSGGQRAQAALVLALAKRPDLLLLDEPLASLDPLARHDVMAVLMEMVALHGTTIILSSHIIADLVETCDWLVAVNGGRIQISGEIEELLAGHAMVSGPREARTLLPDRLPVVTETTSGRQAQLLTRTGAETFGPAWSTRPPTLDELVRGYLGTPEATALPGPTSVVR; this comes from the coding sequence ATGACGGCGGTCGAGACGGTCGGGCTGGGCCGGCGCTTCGGGCGCACCTGGGCCCTGCGGGATTGCGGTCTGTCCATTCCGGAGGGTCGGGTCGTCGCGCTGGTCGGGCCCAACGGCGCCGGCAAGACCACGCTGCTCAACCTCGTCGCGGGGCTGATCCGGCCGTCGGCTGGCAGCGTGTCGCGGTTCGGCGAGCCGATCCGCGACGACACCGCGTCGCTGCGCCGGGTGGCCTACATGGCGCAGGATTCCGCCCTCTACCCGACGTTCACGGTCACCGATCTGCTGACCTTCGGCCGGCGGTTGAACCCGGGCTGGGACGCCGAACTGGCCCGCGATCGGCTCGACCGGCTCGGCATCCCGTCGCGCAAGCGGGTCCGGCAGCTCTCCGGCGGCCAGCGTGCGCAGGCGGCGCTGGTGCTCGCGCTGGCCAAACGGCCCGATCTGCTGCTCCTCGACGAGCCGCTGGCCAGCCTCGACCCGCTGGCCCGGCACGACGTGATGGCCGTGCTGATGGAGATGGTCGCGCTCCACGGCACGACGATCATCCTGTCCTCGCACATCATCGCCGACCTGGTCGAGACCTGCGACTGGCTGGTCGCCGTCAACGGGGGCCGCATCCAGATCAGTGGCGAGATCGAGGAGTTACTCGCCGGGCACGCCATGGTCAGCGGCCCCCGGGAGGCCCGCACGCTGCTGCCCGACCGGCTCCCGGTGGTCACCGAGACGACCAGCGGGCGCCAGGCCCAGTTGCTCACCCGCACCGGTGCCGAGACGTTCGGCCCGGCCTGGAGCACCCGGCCACCGACGCTCGACGAGTTGGTGCGCGGCTATCTCGGCACGCCGGAGGCGACCGCGCTGCCCGGCCCCACCTCCGTCGTTCGCTGA
- a CDS encoding GntR family transcriptional regulator, with amino-acid sequence MIGFRLDARSGVPTYLQLVSQVKHALRLGLLEPGDRLPTAAEVVAALAINPNTVLKAYRELEREGLVAARPGTGTFVQRTLGRVGAADRARLHRQLTTWMRAAAAAGLDREDVDALVEAARRDAEQEGVA; translated from the coding sequence ATGATCGGCTTCCGGCTCGACGCCCGATCGGGCGTGCCGACCTACCTTCAGCTCGTCAGCCAGGTCAAACACGCGCTGCGGCTGGGGTTGCTGGAGCCCGGCGACCGGCTGCCGACCGCCGCCGAGGTGGTCGCCGCGCTGGCCATCAACCCCAACACGGTGCTCAAGGCCTACCGCGAGTTGGAGCGCGAAGGGCTGGTCGCGGCCCGACCCGGCACGGGGACGTTCGTGCAACGCACGCTCGGCCGGGTCGGTGCCGCCGACCGCGCCCGGCTGCACCGCCAGCTCACGACCTGGATGCGGGCGGCCGCCGCGGCGGGGCTCGACCGCGAAGACGTCGACGCGCTGGTCGAGGCCGCACGCCGCGACGCCGAGCAGGAGGGCGTGGCATGA
- a CDS encoding ADP-ribosylglycohydrolase family protein, whose amino-acid sequence MLPTDYEERVYAGVLGKVIAVYLGRPFEGWTYERISRELGEITDYVNDRTDLALKNHLLVVTDDDISGTFVFPRALRDHGPEPTSAQVGDTWLNEILEGTSVLWWGGVGNSTEHTAYLHLKDGVRAPESGTIARNGIVVAEQVGAQIFVEGFAMTRPGDPEAAADLVERAARVSHDGESVHAARVVAALVAGAFSETDMDRLLDVAVGLIPADSLIRRVIDDVRSWTATDPEWTTTRARIDERYGYHRYGGNCHVVPNHATVIHAVARSRGAFLPAMTVVNTSGWDTDSNAGDVGAICGVFGGLAGLADGPDWRGPIADRMYLPSTDGGSTVTDAAREAITLAGYGRAWAGEAAREPAARFHFALPGSVQGFTVLDGPAQITNPGGRLAIDGAGTAVTPTFIPPEARDMPIYGLIASPTLYTGQTLRAAVRGTDFRLTLAHYADDGDALAWVDGPAGATEWTVPDLGGQPVVYVGLRAGGPVELESLTWAGAPTVTLTRPANGHVGHGGDPGAMWRRAWVKAVDRWDPHWPEPFRIVQNRGTGLLIQGAREWQDYTVTADVTPHLAEATGLAARVQGLRRYYALRLAGRDRVELVRHLDGPAPVVLAARAYPWEFGETHQLALRVTCSRLTALVDGEELFDVDDTALHCGGIALLVEQGRTATQAVQITPIPSEDSA is encoded by the coding sequence ATGCTGCCCACCGACTACGAGGAGCGCGTCTACGCGGGCGTGCTCGGCAAGGTGATCGCCGTCTACCTCGGCCGGCCGTTCGAGGGCTGGACCTACGAGCGGATCAGCCGCGAGCTGGGCGAGATCACCGACTATGTCAACGACCGCACCGACCTGGCGCTGAAGAACCACCTGCTGGTGGTCACCGACGACGACATCAGCGGCACCTTCGTCTTCCCCAGGGCATTGCGCGACCACGGCCCGGAGCCCACCTCGGCGCAGGTCGGCGACACCTGGCTCAACGAGATCCTGGAGGGCACCTCGGTGCTCTGGTGGGGCGGCGTCGGCAACTCCACCGAGCACACCGCATACCTGCACCTCAAGGATGGGGTACGCGCACCGGAGAGCGGCACGATCGCCCGCAACGGCATCGTGGTCGCCGAGCAGGTCGGGGCGCAGATCTTCGTCGAGGGCTTCGCGATGACCCGGCCCGGCGACCCGGAGGCGGCCGCCGACCTGGTCGAGCGGGCCGCCCGGGTGAGCCACGACGGCGAGTCGGTGCACGCCGCCCGGGTGGTCGCCGCGCTGGTCGCCGGCGCGTTCAGCGAGACCGACATGGACAGGCTGCTCGACGTCGCGGTCGGGCTGATCCCGGCCGACAGCCTGATCCGGCGGGTGATCGACGACGTGCGCTCGTGGACCGCGACGGACCCGGAGTGGACGACCACAAGGGCCCGGATCGACGAGCGCTACGGCTACCACCGCTACGGCGGCAACTGCCACGTGGTGCCCAACCACGCGACCGTGATCCACGCGGTGGCCCGCAGCCGGGGCGCGTTCCTACCCGCGATGACCGTGGTCAACACGTCCGGCTGGGACACCGACTCCAACGCCGGCGACGTCGGCGCGATCTGCGGCGTGTTCGGCGGCCTCGCCGGCCTGGCGGACGGCCCCGACTGGCGCGGGCCGATCGCCGACCGGATGTATCTGCCCAGCACCGACGGCGGCTCGACGGTCACCGACGCGGCCCGCGAGGCGATCACCCTGGCCGGCTACGGCCGGGCCTGGGCCGGCGAGGCAGCGCGGGAGCCGGCCGCACGCTTTCACTTCGCGTTGCCGGGCAGCGTGCAGGGGTTCACCGTCCTCGACGGTCCCGCCCAGATCACCAACCCCGGTGGCCGGCTGGCGATCGACGGTGCCGGCACCGCCGTCACGCCGACGTTCATCCCGCCCGAGGCGCGGGACATGCCGATCTACGGGCTGATCGCCAGCCCGACCCTCTACACCGGACAGACGCTGCGCGCCGCCGTGCGGGGCACCGACTTCCGCCTCACGCTCGCGCACTACGCCGACGACGGCGACGCGCTCGCCTGGGTCGACGGGCCGGCCGGCGCCACCGAGTGGACCGTGCCCGACCTCGGCGGCCAGCCGGTCGTCTACGTCGGCCTGCGGGCCGGCGGCCCGGTCGAGTTGGAGTCACTGACCTGGGCGGGCGCGCCGACCGTGACCCTCACCCGGCCGGCCAACGGGCACGTCGGCCACGGCGGCGACCCCGGTGCGATGTGGCGCCGGGCCTGGGTAAAGGCGGTCGACCGGTGGGATCCGCACTGGCCGGAGCCGTTCCGGATCGTGCAGAACCGCGGCACCGGGCTGCTGATCCAGGGCGCCCGGGAGTGGCAGGACTACACCGTCACCGCTGACGTCACCCCACACCTGGCCGAGGCGACCGGTCTGGCCGCCCGGGTGCAGGGGCTGCGCCGCTACTACGCGCTGCGGCTGGCCGGCCGCGACCGGGTCGAGCTGGTCCGGCACCTCGACGGACCGGCGCCGGTCGTGCTCGCCGCGCGCGCGTACCCCTGGGAGTTCGGCGAGACCCACCAGCTCGCGCTGCGGGTCACGTGTTCCCGGCTCACCGCACTGGTCGACGGCGAAGAACTGTTCGACGTCGACGACACCGCACTCCACTGCGGCGGCATCGCCCTTCTCGTCGAGCAGGGGCGCACCGCCACGCAGGCCGTCCAGATCACTCCCATCCCCTCGGAGGACTCAGCATGA
- a CDS encoding ribokinase, whose product MSKVVVVGSANLDLGVGVPHLPRPGETVLGSDVVASPGGKGANQAVAAHRLGADTLLVAALGADRFGVDLRTALEREGLPLEQVVTRDGAATGIALIVVDATGENTIVVAPGANAHLDGAALTGLPALLGPGDVVVLQLEIPLETCVAAARHARRAGARVLLNAAPLPPAGSGALSELLREVDVLVVNEGEAQQLGGDATALRHRGPAACVITLGARGAISADPTGTRTHPPFRVDAVDTTGAGDSFCGALAAALAAGSDLDQAVRRGCAAGALATTRMGAQSAMPTATELDLLLAAEKETTSA is encoded by the coding sequence ATGAGCAAGGTGGTCGTCGTCGGCAGCGCCAACCTGGATCTCGGCGTCGGGGTGCCACACCTGCCGCGCCCGGGTGAGACCGTGCTCGGCTCCGACGTGGTCGCCAGCCCGGGCGGCAAGGGCGCCAACCAGGCCGTCGCCGCGCACCGGCTGGGTGCCGACACCTTGCTGGTCGCCGCCCTCGGTGCCGACCGCTTCGGTGTCGACCTGCGCACCGCGCTGGAGCGGGAGGGCCTGCCGCTGGAGCAGGTGGTGACCCGCGACGGCGCGGCGACCGGGATCGCCCTGATCGTGGTCGACGCGACGGGCGAGAACACCATCGTGGTCGCACCCGGCGCCAACGCCCACCTCGACGGCGCGGCCCTCACCGGGCTGCCCGCCCTGCTCGGCCCCGGCGACGTGGTCGTGCTCCAGCTCGAGATCCCGCTGGAGACCTGCGTCGCCGCCGCCCGGCACGCCCGCCGGGCCGGCGCCCGGGTGCTGCTCAACGCGGCGCCGCTGCCGCCGGCCGGTTCGGGCGCGCTGTCCGAGCTGCTGCGGGAGGTCGACGTGCTGGTCGTCAACGAGGGCGAGGCGCAGCAGTTGGGCGGCGACGCCACGGCGTTGCGGCACCGGGGGCCGGCGGCGTGCGTGATCACGCTCGGCGCCCGCGGCGCGATCAGCGCGGATCCGACCGGCACCCGCACGCACCCGCCGTTCCGGGTCGACGCCGTCGACACGACCGGTGCCGGCGACAGCTTCTGCGGCGCTCTCGCCGCCGCCCTGGCCGCGGGCTCCGACCTCGACCAGGCCGTCCGCCGGGGGTGCGCCGCGGGCGCGCTGGCCACCACCCGGATGGGCGCCCAGTCGGCGATGCCCACCGCCACCGAACTCGACCTGTTGCTCGCCGCCGAAAAGGAGACGACCAGTGCGTAA
- a CDS encoding xanthine dehydrogenase family protein molybdopterin-binding subunit has protein sequence MTTGTGLPRLEGRDKVTGAARYAYEYPVDGVLYVWPVGASVASGTVTNVDGSAALADPAVVAVLDHTNAPRLHPAVIADQLVLQSATVAYRGQVVAGVVATTPEAAREGAEQVLVRYAEHPHKVMLDPDDPDLELPETTNAGFPGTSVKGDVDAALDAADVVVDRVYTTPPEHNNPMETVATIAQWDGDRLLVHDSNQGPAAVATAYGMLWDIPHEQVEVVTEHVGGGFGSKVWPSPASVLTTVAARVTGRPCKLMLSRQQMFTMVPGRTATRSRIRLGARRDGTLTAIDHDALQYTSVIHEFVEQTGSATRTMYAADNLRVRHRLARLNLPTPRVMRAPGKTPGMFALESAIDELAYALDLDPLALRMANEPATEPATGQPFDGRHLVECLTTGAERFGWADRDPTPGVRRHGRALFGTGLASSMYPVYQSGSTATARAEPDGTFGVSVAAVDIGTGARTALWQLAADACGVPTDRVTIHIGRASYGPAALAGGSSGTASWGGAVRKACTELCERIAEHGGAVPADGLEVTANTDADQPAADRARHSYGAHFCAVRVDADTGQVRVDRLLGVFAHGRPVNARTAHSQLLGAMVMGVSMALHEQTVVDPGLGLFVNHDLAQYHVATNADIRGLEAHSLEWADDDITLAGGKGIGELGIVGAGAAVANAVYHATGVRVRDLPITLEKIRRAG, from the coding sequence ATGACCACCGGCACCGGGCTGCCCCGGCTGGAGGGTCGCGACAAGGTCACCGGCGCGGCCCGCTACGCCTACGAGTACCCGGTCGACGGCGTGCTCTACGTCTGGCCGGTCGGCGCGTCCGTGGCCAGCGGCACGGTCACAAACGTCGACGGCAGCGCCGCCCTGGCCGACCCGGCGGTGGTGGCGGTGCTCGACCACACCAACGCGCCCCGGCTGCACCCGGCCGTGATCGCCGACCAACTCGTGCTCCAGTCGGCCACCGTCGCCTACCGCGGCCAGGTGGTGGCCGGCGTCGTCGCGACCACCCCGGAGGCCGCCCGCGAGGGCGCCGAGCAGGTGCTGGTCCGCTACGCCGAGCACCCGCACAAGGTCATGCTCGACCCCGACGACCCCGACCTCGAGCTGCCCGAGACCACCAACGCCGGCTTCCCGGGCACGTCGGTCAAGGGTGATGTCGACGCCGCCCTCGACGCCGCCGACGTGGTGGTCGACCGCGTCTACACCACTCCGCCGGAGCACAACAATCCGATGGAGACGGTCGCGACCATCGCGCAGTGGGACGGCGACCGGTTGCTGGTGCACGACTCCAACCAGGGCCCGGCGGCGGTGGCGACCGCCTACGGCATGCTCTGGGACATCCCGCACGAGCAGGTCGAGGTGGTCACCGAGCACGTCGGCGGCGGGTTCGGCAGCAAGGTCTGGCCGTCGCCGGCCTCGGTGCTGACCACCGTCGCCGCGCGGGTCACCGGCCGGCCCTGCAAGCTGATGCTCAGCCGCCAGCAGATGTTCACGATGGTGCCGGGCCGCACGGCCACCCGCAGCCGGATCCGCCTCGGCGCCCGCCGCGACGGCACGCTGACCGCGATCGACCACGACGCGCTGCAATACACGTCCGTCATCCACGAGTTCGTCGAGCAGACCGGGTCCGCGACCCGCACCATGTATGCCGCCGACAACCTGCGGGTCCGGCACCGCCTGGCCCGGCTGAACCTGCCGACGCCGCGGGTGATGCGGGCGCCGGGCAAGACTCCCGGCATGTTCGCGCTCGAGTCGGCGATCGACGAACTCGCCTACGCTCTCGACCTCGATCCGCTGGCGCTGCGGATGGCCAACGAGCCGGCCACCGAGCCCGCGACCGGGCAGCCGTTCGACGGCCGCCACCTGGTCGAGTGTTTGACGACCGGTGCCGAACGTTTCGGCTGGGCCGACCGTGACCCGACCCCGGGGGTCCGGCGGCACGGCCGTGCCCTGTTCGGCACCGGCCTGGCGTCCTCGATGTATCCCGTCTACCAGAGCGGGTCGACCGCGACCGCGCGGGCCGAGCCCGACGGCACCTTTGGCGTCTCGGTCGCGGCCGTCGACATCGGCACCGGCGCCCGGACGGCGCTCTGGCAACTCGCCGCCGACGCGTGCGGCGTGCCGACGGACCGCGTCACCATCCACATCGGACGTGCGAGCTACGGCCCGGCCGCGCTGGCCGGCGGCTCGTCCGGCACGGCGTCGTGGGGTGGCGCGGTCCGCAAGGCCTGCACCGAGCTGTGCGAGCGGATCGCCGAGCACGGCGGCGCGGTGCCAGCCGACGGCCTCGAGGTGACCGCCAACACCGACGCCGACCAGCCGGCGGCCGACCGGGCCCGGCACTCCTACGGCGCACATTTCTGTGCGGTGCGGGTCGACGCCGACACGGGCCAGGTGCGGGTCGACCGGCTGCTCGGCGTCTTCGCGCACGGCCGGCCGGTCAACGCGCGCACGGCGCACTCGCAACTGCTCGGTGCGATGGTGATGGGTGTGTCGATGGCACTGCACGAGCAGACCGTCGTCGACCCGGGGCTGGGCCTGTTCGTCAACCACGACCTCGCGCAGTATCACGTCGCCACCAACGCCGACATCCGCGGCCTGGAAGCACACTCGCTGGAGTGGGCCGACGACGACATCACCCTGGCCGGCGGCAAGGGAATCGGCGAGCTGGGCATCGTCGGCGCGGGCGCCGCGGTGGCCAATGCGGTCTACCACGCGACGGGTGTACGCGTCCGCGACCTGCCGATCACGCTGGAGAAGATCCGGCGGGCCGGCTGA
- the rbsD gene encoding D-ribose pyranase — MRKTGLWHPRLAALVAGLGHTETIVVADAGLPVPPDVEVVQLAVTRGVPPFLPVLEAIADELVVESATVATELTDRSVLKGIRRLGVSIEAIGHEDFKQRCRDARAVVRTGEATPYANVILRAGVPF, encoded by the coding sequence GTGCGTAAGACCGGACTCTGGCACCCACGCCTGGCGGCACTCGTCGCCGGGTTGGGCCACACCGAGACCATCGTCGTCGCCGATGCCGGCCTGCCGGTGCCGCCCGACGTCGAGGTCGTGCAGCTCGCCGTGACCCGCGGCGTCCCGCCGTTCCTACCCGTGCTCGAGGCGATCGCCGACGAGCTGGTGGTCGAGTCGGCCACCGTCGCCACGGAGCTGACCGACAGGTCGGTGCTGAAGGGCATCCGCCGGCTCGGGGTGTCCATAGAGGCCATCGGGCACGAGGACTTCAAGCAACGCTGCCGGGACGCCCGCGCCGTGGTGCGCACCGGCGAGGCGACGCCGTACGCCAATGTGATCCTGCGGGCTGGGGTGCCGTTCTGA
- a CDS encoding ABC transporter permease subunit, which yields MLWLVWRQHRWQLLAVAALTAAYCGYLLWLVRAAPEAVRLCGPLDPECTELNQLIPRWTNAVFIGNLLPVAVGVFWGAPLLAHEVEQGTIRLAFTQSVSRRRWLAAKLGVLGGVAVLLGLAVGATVSWSTPRLDAFSSPPFGNDLLFSQAGLMPAATWVFALLAGVAFGAFVRRLMPAVAATVVALSLAFAGLIALRPHLIPPVDRIAVTQQEFVGDPGPEAIESGWIYRVSYLDKDGHELSSAAAGRVCADPSNSAPTTECVDRIGLRQRVVYQPANRYVWFQLAEGGLLLVVSAGLAWAVRRRVAEVV from the coding sequence ATGCTCTGGCTCGTCTGGCGTCAACACCGCTGGCAGCTCCTCGCCGTCGCCGCGTTGACCGCCGCCTACTGTGGCTACCTGCTCTGGTTGGTCCGCGCCGCGCCCGAGGCCGTGCGGCTCTGCGGCCCGCTCGATCCCGAATGCACCGAGCTCAACCAACTCATCCCGCGGTGGACCAACGCCGTCTTCATCGGCAACCTCCTGCCGGTCGCGGTCGGCGTGTTCTGGGGTGCGCCACTGCTGGCCCACGAGGTCGAGCAGGGCACGATCCGGCTGGCGTTCACGCAGTCGGTCAGCCGGCGGCGCTGGCTCGCCGCCAAGCTGGGTGTGCTCGGCGGCGTCGCCGTGCTGCTCGGCCTCGCCGTGGGCGCCACCGTGAGCTGGTCCACGCCGCGCCTCGACGCCTTCAGCAGTCCGCCGTTCGGCAACGACCTGCTGTTCAGCCAGGCCGGGCTGATGCCGGCCGCGACCTGGGTGTTCGCCCTGCTGGCCGGGGTGGCGTTCGGCGCGTTCGTGCGCCGGTTGATGCCCGCGGTCGCGGCGACGGTCGTGGCGCTGAGCCTGGCCTTCGCCGGCCTGATCGCCCTGCGGCCACATCTGATCCCACCGGTCGACCGGATCGCTGTCACCCAGCAGGAGTTCGTCGGCGACCCCGGACCCGAGGCCATCGAGTCCGGCTGGATCTACCGGGTGTCCTATCTGGACAAGGACGGGCACGAACTGAGCTCCGCGGCGGCCGGGCGAGTGTGTGCCGACCCGAGCAACAGCGCGCCGACCACGGAGTGCGTCGACCGGATCGGGCTGCGCCAACGCGTGGTCTATCAGCCCGCCAACCGCTATGTGTGGTTTCAGCTCGCCGAGGGCGGGCTGTTGCTCGTGGTGTCCGCGGGGCTCGCGTGGGCTGTTCGCCGCCGGGTCGCCGAGGTGGTCTAG
- a CDS encoding 2Fe-2S iron-sulfur cluster-binding protein: MTDQLGGDVVLRVNGEDRMLNVDNRVTLLDALRDHLGLTGTKKGCDHGQCGACTVLLDGQRAISCLQLVVAADGREVTTIEGLADGDDLHPLQRAFIAHDGFQCGYCTPGQICSAVGMLAEAKDGLPSWVSDDLDGTAPADLDDEEIRERMSGNLCRCGAYAGIVAAVREVAGG, encoded by the coding sequence GTGACCGACCAGCTTGGCGGTGACGTGGTGCTGCGCGTCAACGGGGAAGACCGGATGCTCAACGTGGACAACCGGGTCACCCTGCTCGACGCCCTCCGCGATCACCTTGGCCTCACCGGCACCAAGAAGGGCTGTGACCACGGCCAGTGCGGTGCCTGCACGGTGCTCCTCGACGGCCAGCGGGCGATCAGTTGCCTGCAACTCGTGGTCGCCGCCGACGGCCGCGAGGTCACCACCATCGAGGGCCTCGCCGACGGCGACGACCTGCACCCGTTGCAGCGGGCGTTCATCGCACACGACGGCTTCCAGTGCGGCTACTGCACGCCCGGGCAGATCTGCTCCGCGGTGGGCATGCTCGCCGAGGCCAAGGACGGGCTGCCGAGCTGGGTCAGCGACGACCTCGACGGGACCGCGCCGGCCGACCTCGACGACGAGGAGATCCGGGAGCGGATGAGCGGCAACCTCTGCCGGTGTGGCGCCTACGCCGGCATCGTCGCGGCGGTGCGGGAGGTGGCCGGCGGATGA
- a CDS encoding LacI family DNA-binding transcriptional regulator translates to MDVARLAGTSPAVVSYVLNGGPRPVSAQTRARVLAAVEQLGYRPNGIARSLRMSRTMTLGLVIPDNANPFFAELARAIEEESFAQGYTLLIGNAAENDERQTAYVRTFLARQVDGLFIVPAHGPAGFLGELDRARTPWICLDRQVPGAAAPGVLVDNRGGAYTATRHLLDHGRRRIACIGGPEDVMPATDRVSGWRDALDEEGISRRAMSVTHSSFGRRGGYGAARELLAGPQRPDAIFVASDEQAVGVLRAIAEARLRCPDDVAVASFDGIPGAAYTTPALTTMAQPFAALGRAAVAHLLAQPAGPTDVLPVALVKRGSCGCPDPPGGDLTGEGAPA, encoded by the coding sequence ATGGACGTGGCCCGCCTGGCCGGGACCTCGCCGGCGGTGGTGAGCTACGTCCTCAACGGCGGCCCCCGCCCGGTGTCGGCACAGACCCGGGCGCGCGTGCTCGCGGCGGTCGAGCAGCTGGGCTACAGGCCCAACGGCATCGCCCGCTCGCTGCGGATGAGCCGCACGATGACGCTCGGCCTGGTGATCCCCGACAACGCCAACCCGTTCTTCGCCGAGCTGGCCCGGGCGATCGAGGAGGAGTCCTTCGCGCAGGGCTACACGCTGCTGATCGGCAACGCCGCGGAGAACGACGAGCGGCAGACGGCGTACGTCCGGACGTTCCTCGCCCGTCAGGTCGACGGGCTGTTCATCGTGCCGGCACACGGCCCGGCCGGTTTCCTCGGCGAGCTCGACCGGGCGCGTACCCCCTGGATCTGCCTGGATCGCCAGGTACCCGGCGCGGCCGCGCCCGGCGTCCTGGTCGACAACCGGGGCGGCGCCTACACCGCCACCCGCCACCTGCTCGACCACGGCCGTCGCCGGATCGCCTGCATCGGCGGCCCCGAAGACGTCATGCCGGCCACCGACCGGGTCAGCGGCTGGCGCGACGCGCTCGACGAGGAAGGCATCTCCCGGCGCGCGATGTCGGTCACGCACTCTTCGTTCGGCCGCCGCGGCGGCTACGGCGCCGCCCGCGAGCTGCTGGCCGGGCCGCAGCGGCCGGACGCCATCTTCGTCGCCAGCGACGAGCAGGCCGTCGGCGTGCTCCGCGCGATCGCCGAGGCCCGGCTGCGCTGCCCCGACGACGTCGCCGTCGCGTCCTTCGACGGGATACCCGGCGCCGCTTACACGACGCCCGCACTGACCACGATGGCCCAGCCGTTCGCCGCGCTCGGCCGCGCCGCGGTCGCCCACCTGCTCGCCCAGCCCGCCGGCCCGACCGACGTGCTGCCGGTCGCGCTGGTCAAACGCGGCTCGTGTGGCTGCCCGGACCCGCCCGGCGGCGACCTGACGGGCGAAGGGGCGCCGGCATGA
- a CDS encoding FAD binding domain-containing protein: protein MRAFRYARASDPGAAATMVAGTPDAAYLGGGTNLVDLMKLGVLRPGLLVDVSRLPFDVVDHRPDGGVLIGGAVRNAGLVRDEGIRRRYPAVARAVLAGASGQVRSQATVAGNLLQRTRCPYFQNTGTPCNKREPGSGCSAIRGAHRDLAVIGTSDACVASHPSDLAVALAAYDAVVEVRRPDGIERLVPLRDLHRLPGDTPWIETVLEPGDLITGVQLPAPPEGALATYRKVRDRWSYAFAVVSVAAVLRRGAGGRLDEVRLALGGVAPKPWRLRATERLLTGTDPTDDEVRAATRAGFADARPLPDNAFKIDLAADLVAAVLRDLRGAGS from the coding sequence ATGAGGGCCTTCCGATACGCGCGGGCCAGCGATCCCGGCGCGGCGGCCACGATGGTCGCCGGCACGCCGGACGCGGCCTACCTCGGCGGCGGCACCAACCTGGTCGACCTGATGAAGCTCGGCGTGCTCCGCCCCGGCCTGCTGGTCGACGTCAGCCGGCTCCCCTTCGACGTGGTCGACCATCGCCCCGACGGCGGCGTGCTGATCGGCGGCGCGGTCCGCAACGCCGGGCTGGTCCGTGACGAGGGCATCCGCCGCCGCTATCCGGCTGTGGCCCGCGCGGTGCTCGCCGGCGCCTCCGGGCAGGTGCGCAGCCAGGCGACCGTGGCCGGCAACCTGCTCCAGCGGACCCGTTGCCCCTACTTCCAGAACACCGGCACGCCGTGCAACAAGCGCGAGCCGGGCAGCGGCTGCTCGGCGATCCGGGGCGCACACCGCGACCTGGCGGTGATCGGCACGTCCGACGCGTGCGTCGCCAGCCATCCGTCGGATCTCGCGGTCGCGCTGGCCGCGTACGACGCGGTGGTGGAGGTTCGCCGTCCGGACGGGATCGAACGGCTGGTGCCGTTGCGTGACCTGCACCGCCTGCCCGGCGACACGCCCTGGATCGAGACCGTGCTCGAACCCGGCGACCTGATCACCGGCGTGCAGCTGCCCGCGCCGCCCGAGGGCGCGCTGGCGACCTACCGGAAGGTGCGCGACCGCTGGTCCTACGCCTTCGCGGTGGTCTCGGTCGCGGCCGTGCTCCGCCGTGGCGCCGGCGGCCGGCTCGACGAGGTCCGGCTCGCGCTCGGCGGCGTGGCGCCCAAGCCGTGGCGGCTGCGGGCCACCGAGCGGCTGCTGACCGGGACCGATCCCACCGACGACGAGGTGCGGGCGGCGACCCGCGCGGGATTCGCCGATGCCCGCCCGCTGCCCGACAACGCCTTCAAGATCGACCTGGCGGCCGACCTGGTCGCGGCGGTTCTGCGCGACCTGCGGGGGGCCGGGTCATGA